One genomic segment of Paenibacillus sp. FSL H8-0332 includes these proteins:
- a CDS encoding MgtC/SapB family protein, with translation MDLLHTESIIKLLVAMLFGLFIGIDRQLKQKPLGIRTSMVISIASCLVTLVSIHAYDKFGGPEHPSMDPMRLAAQIVSGIGFLGAGVILRRGGDAISGLTSAALIWTASGIGIAVGAGFFVEAGYAVILLMFAVNAVPHLIKAIGPEVLNKHEISIKIIMEPNYILTDVIQKIEKRNVITDQRKTRKTGRTIRRMKIKDLEDGRQMIDMVVSAPDKDYATEIYYDVKKIEHVMSVEVEQL, from the coding sequence ATGGACCTGTTGCATACGGAATCCATCATTAAGCTGCTGGTGGCCATGCTGTTCGGGCTGTTCATCGGCATTGACCGCCAATTGAAACAGAAACCGCTGGGAATCCGGACCAGTATGGTCATTAGTATCGCCAGCTGTCTGGTAACCCTGGTATCCATTCATGCGTATGACAAATTCGGCGGACCGGAGCATCCGAGCATGGACCCGATGCGTCTGGCGGCGCAGATCGTCAGCGGTATCGGATTTCTGGGGGCGGGTGTCATCCTGCGCAGAGGCGGAGATGCCATCTCCGGGCTGACCTCGGCGGCGCTGATCTGGACGGCATCCGGTATCGGAATTGCGGTCGGCGCGGGCTTTTTTGTTGAGGCGGGTTACGCGGTTATACTGCTTATGTTTGCGGTCAACGCTGTACCTCATCTGATCAAGGCCATCGGACCCGAAGTGCTGAACAAGCACGAGATCTCCATCAAAATCATTATGGAACCGAACTATATTCTTACTGATGTTATTCAGAAGATTGAGAAGCGGAATGTCATTACTGACCAGCGCAAAACGCGCAAAACCGGCCGCACGATCCGGCGGATGAAGATCAAGGATCTCGAGGATGGCAGGCAGATGATCGACATGGTCGTTTCTGCGCCAGACAAGGATTACGCTACGGAAATCTATTATGATGTGAAAAAAATTGAGCATGTCATGAGTGTCGAAGTGGAGCAGCTGTAA
- a CDS encoding response regulator: MVDKWKVIIADDERIIREGIRQCVDWDSLGMEVSAEAEDGEEALELAVEHAIHIALVDLNMPIMHGMELMKRLREALPGCKIIVITGHDEFAYAQESIRLQVNDYILKPAEPKQLMQVLRGVRDELESERQQSQHLEQASRQLMKNFPLLRERFCQEWLDGNLSQAEIREQLQFLKLPPQRPELIGIIRWRWEGQHPAMKEKERQLFLFAIENIAAELLDPYPKVMFRDAAGLIVILLWDAAGERILAGVEAAVRSHLKIAVEVGNRLIQGEITELAAAYRSCRVALVKEQPLSPLVRRAKQHIQEHYSEYGLTLEATAGLLQASPVYLSRLFKQELGESFGTYLTQTRIRRAAQLLHSTELSISEVAEQSGYETQHYFSAAFKKQTGVAPLQFRKGVQAEVRK, translated from the coding sequence ATGGTAGACAAATGGAAAGTAATCATTGCCGATGATGAGCGCATTATCCGTGAGGGCATCCGGCAATGCGTGGACTGGGATAGCCTCGGCATGGAGGTGTCCGCAGAGGCAGAAGACGGGGAGGAGGCACTGGAGCTGGCCGTGGAGCATGCCATTCATATCGCTCTAGTCGATCTGAACATGCCGATTATGCACGGCATGGAGCTGATGAAGCGGCTGCGGGAAGCGCTGCCCGGCTGCAAGATTATTGTGATTACCGGCCATGATGAATTCGCTTATGCGCAGGAGTCGATCCGGCTGCAGGTGAATGATTATATTCTCAAGCCTGCGGAGCCGAAGCAATTGATGCAGGTGCTGCGGGGCGTCCGCGATGAGCTGGAGTCCGAGCGGCAGCAGAGCCAGCATCTGGAGCAGGCCTCCCGGCAGCTGATGAAGAACTTCCCGCTGCTGCGCGAGCGCTTCTGCCAGGAATGGCTGGACGGCAATCTGAGCCAGGCGGAGATCAGGGAGCAGCTGCAATTCCTTAAGCTTCCGCCGCAGCGGCCGGAGCTGATCGGCATCATCCGCTGGAGGTGGGAGGGCCAGCATCCGGCGATGAAGGAGAAGGAGCGGCAGCTCTTCCTGTTCGCCATCGAGAATATCGCCGCCGAGCTGCTGGACCCGTATCCCAAGGTGATGTTCCGGGACGCCGCCGGACTGATTGTTATCCTGCTGTGGGATGCCGCCGGTGAGCGCATCCTGGCCGGAGTGGAGGCCGCTGTGCGCAGCCATCTCAAAATCGCCGTTGAAGTCGGCAACCGGCTGATCCAAGGAGAGATTACAGAGCTGGCCGCCGCCTACCGGAGCTGCCGGGTGGCGCTGGTCAAGGAGCAGCCGCTGTCCCCGCTCGTCCGCCGGGCGAAGCAGCATATCCAGGAGCATTACAGCGAATACGGGCTTACCCTGGAGGCCACAGCTGGCCTGCTTCAAGCCTCCCCGGTCTATCTGAGCCGCCTGTTCAAGCAGGAGCTGGGCGAATCCTTCGGCACGTATCTGACCCAGACCCGTATCCGCCGGGCCGCCCAGCTTCTGCATTCAACCGAGCTCAGTATTAGCGAGGTGGCGGAGCAGTCGGGGTATGAGACCCAGCATTATTTCAGCGCCGCCTTCAAGAAGCAGACCGGTGTGGCTCCGCTGCAGTTCCGTAAAGGGGTGCAGGCTGAGGTACGCAAGTAA
- a CDS encoding ABC transporter ATP-binding protein, producing MLKLDNVCKLFNPGSPDEKVALLGIDLELNAGDFVTIIGSNGAGKSTLMNIISGVMKPDLGEARIEGSSISHLAEYQRARWIGRVFQDPMAGTAPHMTIEENLAMAYKRGKPRRLSLGVNAQRRTLFREQLSRLGIGLEDRLRAKVGLLSGGERQALSLLMATFTQPQILLLDEHTAALDPSRAELITTLTESIVREMKLTTLMVTHNMDQAIRLGNRLIMMDKGSIILDFDETRKKDLTVERLLGEFEAISGHKLADDRMMLG from the coding sequence ATGCTGAAGCTTGATAATGTATGTAAGCTATTCAACCCCGGCTCGCCGGATGAGAAGGTCGCGCTGCTGGGGATTGATCTTGAACTGAACGCCGGGGATTTCGTAACGATTATCGGCAGTAACGGTGCCGGCAAATCTACACTGATGAATATTATCTCAGGCGTGATGAAGCCCGATCTGGGGGAAGCGCGTATTGAGGGCAGCTCGATCAGCCATCTGGCGGAATACCAGCGCGCACGCTGGATCGGCCGGGTCTTCCAGGACCCGATGGCCGGGACTGCCCCGCATATGACGATTGAGGAGAATCTGGCCATGGCCTACAAGCGGGGCAAGCCCCGCAGGCTGTCCCTGGGTGTCAATGCGCAGAGACGTACGCTGTTCCGCGAACAGCTCAGCCGCCTGGGCATCGGCCTCGAGGACCGGCTACGGGCGAAGGTGGGGCTGCTCTCAGGAGGCGAGCGGCAGGCGCTGAGCCTGCTGATGGCGACCTTCACCCAGCCGCAGATTCTGCTGCTGGATGAGCATACGGCTGCGCTGGACCCTTCGCGCGCGGAATTGATCACCACCCTTACGGAATCCATTGTCCGTGAGATGAAGCTGACTACGCTGATGGTTACTCATAATATGGATCAGGCGATCCGGCTGGGCAACCGGCTCATCATGATGGATAAGGGTTCAATCATCCTTGATTTCGATGAGACGCGCAAGAAGGATCTGACGGTAGAGCGTCTGCTTGGCGAATTCGAAGCGATCAGCGGCCATAAGCTGGCTGACGACCGGATGATGCTGGGCTGA
- a CDS encoding aldose 1-epimerase: MTPITAFEGHYEGEAAIWLKAGRYEAAILPGIGGNLICFRDTENGYRFLHEPGAEEMEAFKANPGIHGIPVLFPPNRYEDGEFPWNGQTYHLPVNEAKTGNHLHGFLHTAAWEVEEFGTGTSESFVTVAIKVDENHPSYQYLPFKYTVKLRYTLGEGGLSQQLLVHNDGDVLMPCLLAFHTAINAPFAPGSSAQDYRVKLTIGERWELNERMLPTGKFQELTADEVALRGEGLYPFYASMDNHYTAAAQNGRNRMELTDSKAGVTLVYDVGTSYKQWMIWNNGATEGFFCPEPQINLVNAPKVDLPADDIGLFGLEPGEYWEESSRIYVK, from the coding sequence ATGACACCGATTACAGCATTTGAAGGACACTATGAGGGCGAAGCCGCTATCTGGCTGAAGGCCGGCCGTTATGAAGCGGCTATTCTGCCGGGCATCGGCGGGAATCTGATCTGCTTCCGTGATACTGAGAACGGTTACCGTTTCTTGCATGAGCCAGGCGCGGAGGAGATGGAAGCGTTCAAGGCTAACCCGGGCATTCACGGCATTCCTGTGTTGTTTCCGCCGAACCGCTATGAGGATGGAGAGTTCCCGTGGAACGGACAGACCTACCATCTGCCCGTCAATGAAGCCAAGACCGGTAATCATCTGCATGGCTTCCTACATACAGCTGCATGGGAGGTAGAGGAATTCGGCACTGGCACAAGCGAAAGCTTCGTCACTGTAGCCATCAAGGTGGATGAGAACCATCCTTCCTATCAGTATCTGCCGTTCAAATACACGGTCAAGCTGCGCTACACGCTCGGTGAAGGCGGCCTGTCCCAGCAGCTGCTGGTCCACAATGACGGCGATGTGCTGATGCCATGCCTGCTGGCGTTCCATACGGCTATTAATGCTCCGTTCGCCCCAGGCAGCAGCGCGCAGGATTACCGCGTTAAGCTGACTATCGGCGAACGGTGGGAGCTTAACGAGCGGATGCTGCCAACCGGCAAATTCCAGGAGCTGACAGCCGATGAGGTGGCTCTGCGCGGCGAAGGATTGTATCCGTTCTATGCGTCGATGGACAACCACTACACCGCAGCCGCACAGAATGGACGGAACCGGATGGAGCTAACCGACAGTAAGGCTGGGGTTACGCTGGTGTATGATGTAGGCACCTCGTATAAGCAATGGATGATCTGGAACAACGGTGCAACCGAAGGCTTCTTCTGCCCAGAGCCGCAGATCAACCTGGTGAACGCCCCGAAGGTGGATCTGCCTGCTGATGACATCGGCTTGTTCGGGCTGGAGCCTGGGGAATATTGGGAGGAGAGCAGCCGGATATACGTGAAGTAG
- a CDS encoding sensor histidine kinase → MRKTGVSMEKLKLNNMPIRYKLIIHFLLISILPSIGLGLLIGWTVDRIVEEQSTENTMQLIRKVNTAIESDVENLQKITYLISFDPGVQKFLKGESPAPAQPDPAAGNGESAEYNIRKFLQGFTTLSSEIAGIMLVNREGDFISNEMYTRSGTRLTEESWYKQAVENKGIFLIVGHPYGRAVRSHVDYKESEVVSAVRAIVNPETQVVQGVVLVDLKLRVIAETARDVTLGKTGYLTVVDNRGEMIYAPQHPLMRTIPAGLFTESSGITSETVDGRKLQLIYRTSPFTGWTTMGVFPMDESAYGIREITFNVVTFVFVVCMLGMTASFYLAYSISRPIGQLASFMSKAQSGDLTIRYWGSRSDEIGLLGRSFNTMLAQIGRLLSLTELQARQKREAELRSLQAHIKPHFLYNTLDTIHWMARSKGAEDIAEVVQSLSRLFRLGLSKGSDIIPLSDELEHIVSYLKIQHVRYSTKLTYSIEVEPHLQELYVLKLLLQPMVENAIYHGIKERRGPGHLYIAVVERDCELYLTVRDDGAGMSADKLKELRQRLEAVGTEELERTETDMAGTGSAGSGYGILNVQARIRLTYGEPYGIQIESEPGQGTLVTVRHPVVRESYPEKY, encoded by the coding sequence ATGCGCAAGACTGGCGTGAGCATGGAGAAGCTGAAGCTGAATAATATGCCGATCCGCTATAAGCTGATTATTCACTTTTTGCTGATTAGCATCCTGCCTTCCATTGGACTGGGGCTGTTGATTGGCTGGACGGTGGACCGGATCGTGGAGGAGCAGAGCACTGAGAACACGATGCAGCTCATCCGCAAGGTGAATACCGCCATTGAGAGTGACGTAGAGAATCTGCAGAAAATTACATACCTGATCTCGTTCGATCCGGGCGTCCAGAAGTTCCTCAAGGGAGAGTCGCCGGCTCCGGCACAGCCGGACCCCGCAGCAGGCAACGGGGAATCGGCGGAATACAATATCCGCAAATTTCTGCAGGGCTTCACCACACTCAGCTCCGAGATTGCCGGCATCATGCTGGTCAACCGCGAAGGTGATTTTATCAGCAATGAGATGTATACCCGTTCCGGTACGCGGCTGACGGAGGAGAGCTGGTACAAGCAGGCGGTAGAGAATAAGGGGATCTTCCTGATCGTCGGGCATCCGTATGGCCGTGCGGTCAGGTCCCATGTGGACTATAAGGAGAGCGAGGTGGTCTCGGCTGTACGGGCTATTGTGAATCCTGAGACGCAGGTGGTGCAGGGCGTGGTGCTGGTGGATCTGAAGCTGCGGGTGATCGCGGAGACGGCCAGAGATGTCACGCTCGGCAAGACCGGATATCTGACGGTGGTGGACAATCGCGGAGAGATGATTTACGCACCGCAGCACCCTTTAATGCGTACCATCCCGGCAGGTCTGTTCACCGAGTCTTCTGGCATTACCTCGGAGACCGTAGACGGACGCAAGCTTCAGCTGATCTACCGGACCTCGCCGTTTACCGGCTGGACCACGATGGGCGTGTTCCCGATGGATGAGTCGGCTTACGGAATCCGCGAGATTACGTTCAATGTTGTCACCTTTGTATTTGTGGTCTGTATGCTGGGCATGACCGCCTCATTCTATCTGGCCTATTCGATCTCCCGTCCTATCGGCCAGCTGGCCTCCTTCATGAGCAAGGCGCAGTCCGGCGATCTGACGATCCGTTACTGGGGCAGCCGTTCCGATGAGATCGGGCTGCTCGGTCGCAGCTTCAATACCATGCTGGCCCAGATTGGCCGGCTGCTATCCCTGACCGAGCTTCAGGCGCGGCAAAAGCGTGAGGCGGAGCTGCGCAGTCTTCAGGCGCATATCAAACCGCATTTTCTGTACAATACGCTGGATACGATTCACTGGATGGCCCGCAGCAAGGGGGCGGAGGATATCGCCGAGGTGGTCCAGTCCCTATCCAGACTGTTCCGGCTAGGCTTAAGCAAAGGGAGCGATATCATACCGCTCTCCGATGAGCTGGAGCATATCGTCAGCTATCTGAAAATCCAGCATGTCCGTTACAGCACTAAGCTGACCTATTCCATTGAAGTGGAGCCGCACTTACAGGAGCTGTATGTGCTTAAGCTGCTGCTGCAGCCGATGGTGGAGAACGCGATCTATCACGGCATCAAGGAGCGGCGCGGCCCCGGACACCTCTACATTGCAGTCGTGGAACGGGACTGCGAGCTGTATCTTACCGTACGCGATGACGGCGCGGGGATGTCTGCGGATAAGCTGAAGGAGCTCAGACAGCGGCTTGAAGCCGTTGGCACAGAAGAACTGGAGCGTACGGAGACGGACATGGCTGGAACAGGCAGCGCTGGAAGCGGGTACGGCATATTGAATGTGCAGGCGCGGATCAGGCTGACCTACGGGGAGCCGTATGGTATCCAGATTGAGAGCGAGCCGGGACAGGGGACGCTTGTAACCGTGCGTCATCCGGTTGTTCGTGAGAGTTACCCTGAGAAGTACTAG
- a CDS encoding WYL domain-containing protein: protein MSHIHRIQWFDQQIRQLAYPNSSKLAEQFEISRRQAQRDIEYLTESLRAPLRYVAKQRGYIYEDNSFVLPHLYITDEEQRVLKYLAYRYSHYDYENAQSIRKVGGLLERFTEQPLTDRELKLPVFEVNAHRIQMMEMLEQAILARRVVHVLYRNGQDTPQELYLCPQQLSRRVEEDYLVAAVEGDGRSEYFSLSGIRQLTLTGRVFIPGEDDPAAPAEQTRPLKPFTARIRMNGVPLDSSWGGYRLRMAAEEVYEVDFYDTSAFIAQLLQAEWSALLSPKWLKDKLRSICEAAVRRLDEQENEQ, encoded by the coding sequence ATGAGCCATATTCACCGGATTCAGTGGTTTGACCAGCAGATCCGCCAGCTTGCTTATCCGAACAGCAGCAAGCTGGCGGAGCAGTTTGAGATTTCCAGGCGCCAGGCCCAGCGGGATATTGAATACCTGACAGAATCCCTGCGGGCTCCGCTCCGGTATGTGGCGAAGCAGCGCGGATATATATACGAGGACAACAGCTTCGTGCTGCCTCATCTGTACATTACGGACGAGGAGCAGCGGGTGCTTAAATATCTGGCTTACCGGTATAGTCACTATGATTACGAGAATGCCCAGAGTATACGTAAAGTAGGGGGCCTGCTGGAGCGGTTCACCGAGCAGCCTCTTACGGATAGGGAGCTTAAGCTGCCTGTCTTTGAAGTGAATGCCCACCGCATACAGATGATGGAGATGCTGGAGCAGGCGATCCTGGCCCGCAGGGTGGTCCATGTTCTCTACCGGAACGGGCAGGACACTCCGCAGGAGTTGTATCTCTGCCCCCAGCAATTAAGCCGGCGGGTAGAGGAAGATTATCTGGTGGCCGCTGTGGAGGGTGACGGACGGAGTGAGTATTTCAGCCTGTCCGGCATCCGCCAGTTAACGCTGACCGGCAGGGTCTTCATACCTGGAGAGGATGACCCGGCAGCACCGGCAGAGCAGACCAGACCCTTGAAGCCATTCACGGCAAGAATCCGTATGAATGGAGTGCCTCTGGATAGCTCATGGGGTGGTTATAGGCTTCGCATGGCCGCTGAGGAGGTCTATGAGGTTGATTTTTATGATACCAGCGCGTTCATCGCACAATTGCTCCAGGCGGAGTGGAGTGCCCTCCTGTCCCCCAAATGGCTGAAGGACAAGCTCCGCAGCATCTGTGAGGCAGCAGTGAGACGGCTGGATGAACAGGAGAATGAACAGTGA
- a CDS encoding substrate-binding domain-containing protein, which yields MKKLWLVYVLLIGIFVLYVLNYKQQGNAADPWETTGLRGNIEDKYVMVTFQIGIDYWKSVLKGFEDAAEELNVSVEYHGSTQHNASEQMTVLEQTIAKKPAGIAISAVNSKLLTATINKAVESGIPVVLFDSGAEGSKAYSFLGTDNYNAGTKAAHKMAELTGGKGEVAIITTPDQHNHQERTDGFSDTIRSKYPQMKLVAVKDGRGDQVASREAAEQLLVRYPQLAGIFATESNGGIGVAEAVDAAPGSGPVPQIISFDTDKGTLDLVKEGKIAATMAQGTWNMGYWSLTELFHLHRDLEADPEAYANNKPLPVPDSVDTGIDVVTRQNVDNYYAK from the coding sequence GTGAAAAAACTTTGGCTCGTCTACGTGCTGCTAATCGGCATCTTCGTGCTCTACGTGCTGAATTACAAGCAGCAGGGGAATGCGGCAGACCCGTGGGAGACTACCGGACTGCGCGGCAATATTGAGGACAAATACGTGATGGTCACGTTCCAGATCGGCATTGATTACTGGAAAAGCGTGCTGAAGGGCTTCGAGGACGCCGCCGAGGAGCTTAATGTATCCGTCGAGTATCACGGCTCCACCCAGCATAACGCGAGTGAACAGATGACGGTGCTGGAGCAGACCATCGCCAAGAAGCCGGCGGGAATTGCCATCTCAGCCGTGAATTCCAAGCTGCTTACAGCGACGATTAACAAGGCTGTAGAGAGCGGTATTCCGGTGGTGCTGTTTGATTCGGGTGCAGAGGGCAGCAAGGCGTATTCGTTCCTGGGAACGGACAATTATAATGCCGGAACGAAGGCGGCGCATAAGATGGCTGAGCTGACCGGGGGCAAAGGCGAGGTCGCCATTATCACCACACCGGATCAGCATAATCATCAGGAGCGGACGGACGGCTTCTCGGATACAATCCGCAGCAAGTACCCGCAGATGAAGCTGGTGGCGGTCAAGGATGGGCGGGGAGATCAGGTGGCGTCCAGGGAGGCTGCCGAGCAGCTGCTGGTGCGGTATCCGCAGCTGGCCGGGATTTTTGCCACGGAAAGTAATGGCGGCATCGGGGTCGCGGAAGCTGTGGATGCCGCCCCTGGCAGCGGACCGGTCCCGCAGATTATCAGCTTCGATACGGATAAAGGCACACTCGATCTGGTGAAGGAAGGCAAGATTGCCGCAACCATGGCCCAGGGCACCTGGAATATGGGGTATTGGTCGCTGACCGAGCTGTTTCATCTGCACCGTGATCTGGAGGCTGACCCTGAGGCCTATGCCAATAATAAGCCCCTGCCTGTCCCCGATTCTGTAGATACCGGAATAGATGTGGTCACGCGGCAGAATGTGGACAATTATTATGCCAAATAG
- a CDS encoding SDR family NAD(P)-dependent oxidoreductase has protein sequence MNAKKLEGKVAIVTGGGSGIGRASVLEFARSGAKVALLDRTVENAEKVAAQIRQEGGEAAVFECDIADPPQVEHAVKQVVQKWGQLDVVFANAGINGAMTPIETMDIESWDQTIQINLRGTFATVKYAIPHLKEKGGSILINSSINGNRVFSNVGFSAYSTTKAGQVAFMKMAALELAQYKIRVNAICPGAITTNIDDNTYPSDDLKEVQIAVEFPDGGQPLEKGPGRPDQVAKLALFLASEDSDHITGTEIYCDGAESLLHG, from the coding sequence ATGAATGCGAAGAAACTGGAAGGCAAGGTAGCGATCGTTACAGGAGGCGGCTCGGGCATCGGCAGGGCATCTGTGCTGGAGTTCGCCAGAAGCGGGGCCAAGGTGGCACTTCTGGACCGGACGGTGGAGAATGCGGAGAAGGTGGCCGCTCAGATCCGGCAGGAGGGCGGGGAAGCTGCAGTGTTTGAATGCGATATCGCTGATCCGCCGCAGGTGGAGCATGCTGTGAAGCAGGTTGTCCAGAAGTGGGGACAGCTGGATGTGGTCTTCGCCAATGCCGGGATCAACGGGGCCATGACACCGATTGAGACGATGGACATCGAGTCCTGGGATCAGACGATTCAGATTAATCTGCGGGGCACCTTCGCCACCGTCAAATATGCGATTCCCCATCTTAAGGAGAAGGGCGGCAGCATTCTGATCAACAGCTCGATCAACGGCAACCGGGTATTCTCCAATGTCGGATTCTCCGCATATAGTACGACCAAGGCGGGCCAGGTGGCTTTTATGAAGATGGCTGCGCTTGAGCTGGCCCAGTATAAGATTCGTGTAAACGCTATCTGTCCGGGTGCGATTACCACGAATATAGATGATAATACCTATCCTTCGGATGATCTTAAGGAAGTGCAGATTGCAGTGGAATTCCCGGATGGCGGGCAGCCGCTGGAGAAGGGGCCGGGGCGTCCGGATCAGGTGGCCAAGCTGGCGCTGTTCCTCGCTTCTGAGGATTCGGATCACATCACGGGCACAGAAATCTACTGTGACGGAGCGGAATCGCTTCTGCACGGCTAA
- a CDS encoding sulfatase-like hydrolase/transferase: protein MSRLLPSKRLSYLLMILLAVGFGLNLFLQAASFRMDVLHAIKWVGAYPWLYCTGSLFIFFILLLSSVLVPNAYAGPAVVSVLFVLLGIASDQKLATRGEPLFPWDLMLLKNAEGMSKITSGMISPLAIGAAVLLVAGLVVMIIKLPKNRIRLSLRVTLAGISVGLSAWFLVLVTGQSPVVAAMSYQNIFWNQKVNYTQNGFVYAFAGNLRQSLMDKPEGYSREAVEAVAAKYSALPDVQVEAVPEEQPNILFMMNEAFFDPTRLPGYTLSEDPLKFIHGVAGQTPSGYLLSPEFGGNTANVEFEALTGLSMYFLGDGTIPYQQRIVKMSSLPSIVSILKDRGYEALALHPFDETFYNRNHVYPVLGFDRFTSEKDLPDADRLTPEGYVSDKASVQEAVRQLQAASGPAFLHLVTMQNHFPFVKGVNGPNTITVQGGLPEQKDELETYIQDTKLTDEAMAYLQQELVKIKRPTIAVFWGDHLPALSAGIYTAAGWDQEPRLKHETKLLVLANFEIGKEPLGTLSPAFLGPAVFRLSGQTLPAFYKLLEQVRAEIPGLSKTVLIGPGDSGILKELTPEQQVLLNDYRLVEYDLLEGEKYAESLMF, encoded by the coding sequence TTGTCACGGTTATTGCCATCGAAGCGTTTGTCGTATTTGTTGATGATTTTGCTGGCTGTAGGGTTTGGGCTGAATTTGTTTTTGCAGGCTGCTTCTTTTCGGATGGATGTGCTTCATGCGATAAAGTGGGTTGGCGCTTATCCTTGGCTGTATTGTACAGGAAGTTTGTTTATTTTCTTCATCCTGCTCTTAAGTTCAGTGCTTGTACCGAATGCGTATGCGGGGCCGGCGGTGGTCTCGGTGCTGTTCGTGCTGCTGGGGATTGCCAGTGATCAGAAGCTGGCTACGAGAGGCGAACCGCTGTTTCCGTGGGATCTGATGCTGCTGAAGAATGCCGAAGGAATGAGCAAGATTACCAGCGGGATGATCTCTCCGCTTGCTATAGGGGCCGCTGTTCTGCTGGTTGCCGGTCTGGTCGTTATGATTATCAAGCTGCCGAAGAACCGGATCAGACTGTCCTTGCGCGTAACGCTGGCAGGGATCTCTGTAGGGCTCAGCGCATGGTTTCTGGTGCTGGTCACCGGTCAATCTCCGGTTGTTGCAGCGATGAGCTATCAGAACATCTTCTGGAATCAGAAGGTGAATTATACGCAGAACGGGTTCGTGTATGCGTTCGCCGGGAATCTGCGGCAGAGCCTGATGGACAAGCCGGAGGGCTATAGCCGCGAAGCGGTTGAAGCGGTAGCTGCCAAGTATTCGGCATTGCCGGATGTGCAGGTAGAGGCCGTGCCGGAGGAACAGCCGAACATTCTGTTTATGATGAATGAGGCGTTCTTCGACCCTACGCGTCTGCCCGGATATACGCTTAGCGAAGATCCGCTGAAGTTCATCCATGGGGTGGCGGGTCAGACGCCGTCCGGTTATTTGCTGTCACCGGAATTCGGCGGCAATACGGCTAATGTGGAGTTCGAGGCCCTGACCGGGCTGTCGATGTATTTTCTGGGGGATGGAACCATTCCTTATCAACAGCGCATCGTCAAAATGTCCTCCCTGCCGTCGATCGTCAGTATTCTGAAGGACAGAGGGTATGAGGCACTGGCGTTGCATCCGTTCGATGAGACCTTCTATAACCGGAACCATGTCTATCCGGTGCTGGGCTTCGACCGCTTCACAAGTGAGAAGGATCTGCCGGACGCTGACCGCCTGACTCCAGAGGGGTATGTCTCGGATAAAGCGTCAGTACAGGAGGCAGTCCGGCAGCTACAAGCGGCTTCGGGCCCGGCATTCCTGCACTTGGTGACGATGCAGAATCATTTTCCATTCGTCAAGGGTGTGAACGGACCGAACACGATCACCGTCCAGGGCGGCCTGCCGGAGCAGAAGGATGAACTGGAGACTTATATACAGGACACCAAGCTGACAGACGAGGCCATGGCTTATCTCCAGCAGGAGCTGGTGAAGATCAAGCGGCCCACCATTGCGGTGTTCTGGGGAGATCATCTGCCTGCGCTCAGCGCCGGGATCTATACCGCAGCAGGCTGGGATCAGGAGCCAAGGCTGAAGCATGAGACGAAGTTGTTGGTACTTGCTAACTTTGAGATCGGGAAGGAGCCGCTCGGGACGCTTAGCCCGGCCTTTCTCGGCCCGGCAGTTTTCCGGTTATCCGGGCAGACACTTCCAGCCTTTTACAAGCTGCTGGAGCAGGTACGGGCTGAAATTCCGGGACTTAGCAAGACGGTGCTAATCGGGCCGGGTGACAGCGGTATCCTGAAGGAGCTGACACCGGAACAGCAGGTGCTGCTGAATGATTACCGTCTGGTCGAATACGATTTGCTGGAAGGGGAGAAATACGCGGAGTCGCTGATGTTCTGA